CCTCATTTTACCTACCGATATTGATCAGAATGATATATCATGATTCATGAATCCAATAAATTTCAATAGttgacaaataaaatagaatactAATGTAATTGTTGTTTGTGTCATGTAAAAcgatatattaattttaaaaagtaatatgtAATTCGAAATACAAATTCTATTTGATGAGGTGACAAGAGTGATAGTGATATCTATGGTGGTCGCTCCCGGGGCTGCAATTTGGCCTGGACTGGCAAGATGGGCAGCTCACCAATAACCTCTACAGTGCGTATGTGTATACCCTTCATCCATAAATCCATTAACAAATGCAATTATAAACAACAGAAACAGAGAAACATGAAAAGGAAATAATGAAGCAAATTAGCAGCTTACCTCAACTTAAAATGTTATTGAATCTGTACTTGAGCACAGAAACTCCCTCTTGCCATGATGATACAGGCAAAACCCACCAGCTTCCCAGAATTCCAACGGCTGTGAACTTCTGATCTTTTAGTTGCACTTTAGCCGAACAGAAAATTGCATAATCTTCAACATCAACTTTATTCGGATACAATGACTGCAGGGTAAAGCATAAATCTTTAAATTCATCGAGAGGGCACTTGTAGGGAGGTGGGAGATTTTACGGCAAGACAATAAAGCCAAACATCACACCATTCGATCAGATAATGTCCCAAATGATATGTGGAACTCACCTTGAATTTATAGACGAATGGATGTTTTTGCATTTCTTGATTTCGCAACTGAAATATTTAGGAAAAAAGAGGCATGTCAAAcccataaatatttacaatcaaCTCTGGAATAGTATGTTAATGCACTAGACTGCTGGGCATGTGCTATATGTATTCAcaaatatatttgaaaattgatGGTAGATTGGTAGAGGGCATTTGTAAAATGTAACAAGGGCATTTGTAAACCCTAAAATTCACAACACATCATAACAGAAGAAGATAGATTCTCACCTCTTCAACAAAGAGGTAAATTGAGAGAGGGCTGGGCTTCGTCGTGTAAAGAATAAGAGTTACTTTCGCTGCAGTGATCAGCGGATGACCCCAATTCAGAAAAATAGTTAAAGCTAGGAAAACCGGAACCAGCAATTTCTTTAGAAAGACCGATAAAGTCTGGTAGTCGTTCTCAGACTTGGTATTTTCCAGCAAATCCAAGtgatcatcatccaacaaagCATCAAGGCCTacaaaatataaacaaagaGGAAACGGTTGGACAAAATCGAGGCATTTGCATCAACCTTGAGGCTAAATGGATATAGACAGTAATGCAATTTTGTCTGAAAAATCTCCAAGAGGATGTACTTTAAGTTAATCACTTACCATCCGCAGCATATGCAGTGCGTGGCCAAATGCTCACTGATCCAAGCAATGCTGCCAAACCAACCGCATTGCACATAGTGAAATTACATCCTAAAAGAACAACAAGTAACAGCATTTCAATAGATGTTCAGGCTTTCTCAAACATCAAATTAACCACGAATTTCACAAGAGGAGGCAAATCAATGACTGGCACATGCTGAAGTGCAAATGTGTTAAACCTGCAGTTTCTCGAGCATCGAATAAACCACGAAGCACTGGCATTGAATAATTCAGTAACTAATAcaaattttttactttaaacTAGTGAAATTTAAATGCTCAAACTGCTAGGAATTCGTAGTGCGTTGTTAAACCTGACCTGGATTCTTTAATTTCGAGAACTGCTGATGAAATTTTCGAACATCAAATCGATTTTGGAACTTTGATATCGGCTTTAGGTTTTTCACCCATGTATTTATTGAAGGCTCAAATCTTCCAACATCTGCCAGTAAAAAGAAATGTTGAATTAACCGAAATTGCACGAAACTTGATACTGTTATGACCGAAGCTGCAAATATATGCGAAGGAGGAACTGAGAAAATGAGAAGGGGACTTACATAGAGCTCTGGACTGCGAGTAAACAGGGCTGACATTAACAGAGGAAAAAGAAGCCCTAGTGTTAATCAAGCGTAGAAATCTAACCGCATACATCGTTATGAATGTCTGCTAACATTTCAGCtaatattatacggagtatatcatatattatatattagggaaaTGATGCAAGATGACTAGATGTAGTTTGGTTAAACTAAATAACTATAAGTTATTATTCAACTAGATTCTATGCCTATTACAAATAAGAATAAGTTGTTATTTAACTAGACTCTGTGTCTAATATAAACAAGAGGCAAGATAATCAGATGTCAACTATAATTGGAGATCAAAACAGCTTTTGCTTCCGCTACTCCAATGTTAGGTTTATCTGTAGATTATTATTCAGTATTattagattatattatatttagcaTTTGATtttagattatatttatatctaacatttggtatcaaagctTTTATCAATCTCTGCCTAGTTGGTTGTTTTGCCttaaacaatattaatttggaaaaatggtcaaatagacccataaactttacaccaaaagtcaattaagcacatgaacttttaaaagggTCAATTAAACCCAATAACCGGTAAATGACTTGTAATAATAGGTCATTTTAATTCCGACGACTGGCGACGAATGAACCGTCGCCGGTCACCGGACTCCGACGGAAGACGACCAAATGGTCACCTTCCGCCATGGACGCCTTCCTCTGGTGGAAGGCGACCAGATTTGGTGGAAGGCGACACTGTGTCGCATTCGACCAGAGGAAGGCGACCTTGTCGCTGGTCGCCTTCCTTTGGTGGAAGGCGACAGTGTCGCCTTCCCCCGGAGTCCGGTGACCGGTGACGGTTCATCCGTCGCCAGTCGCCAGAATTAaaatgacctgttattacaggtcatttatTGGTTATTGGTTTAATTGgctcaatttgacatgttaaaGGGTTTAGTTGAcccttttaaaagttcatgtgttgaattgacttttggtgtaaagtttaggggcctatttaacccttatttttgttatatacatcgatttttgtatatatttgtcTGTCATGCATACAAAATATGTCTATTTCgttagattatatttatatctagCATCTCCATGACTCGTCATTGGTCAGCTCATTGGCATTTTCCATGATCAAAACCTTTGAACTTTGAGCTAGCTATGTTGGTTCTTCTCGGAGGTATCGAATATCAGTTGCATAAACTAAGCAGAAAGTACTCGCTCCAAATTCCCTTATGGCATAGCAATGCAGTTGTATCGTCATCGTTCTGATTTCTAATGTCGGACCATTGCTCCATAATAGAGTAGTACTGTAAAAACAGGCCGACCCGTTCCATTATTCCCGCCCCCGTGGACCTCATTTCGGACGGTTTTTTGCAGGCCGACCCGTTAGACCCGCTGGCTAGGGATGCAACCCTCCCCACGCGGGTTGGCGGGCCCGCGAATTTTTGTtcgtttgtttattattattattattattcatgtaTACTATGtacacataaaaatatatattcatgtatagtgtatatatatatttaaaaaaaatgaaaacaaaaacaaataggGCATGACCATCGCGTGGCGGGTGCGAGTCAATCCGTGGACTTCGAACCACTTTAACGGTAATATAATAGAGGCCGTTCTGAGAAATGGATATCCTCATACGTATTATACACATCTTCTTATTCTcgtatttcatattttcatcTGTATTGCTATTGGGCTTACCCCATATATTTTACAAAGCGGGCTGCCCAACCCATTAAAAGAATAGAGTAATTGAGCTCACAAATAATTCGGGTTAAAAATTTTGGTTCATATAATAGGTTAAGAATGGCAATTTATTATATGGATCACAGTCCAAAACCACGtcattgaattttatgagttagaatcaTGTGCATTATGTGTTACAATAAAGaaacttatgggataagataTTCCAGAGTAAACGGATATCTAACGGCTAAACAAacaaatgaccaaattggttaagatttttaaagttgagatacttaattaagcaaaaaaaaaaaagagagtcaatgatcaaattgataatttctctatagtcaagggatcattttGTAATTAACTATTTTAATGATTATAGCAACCTACCCAACAAACCACTATTATTACTTGCTTTGAGTTGGTACTTTGTTTTCTTAAAACAGAGCCAAATATAGTACTCCGAAAGATAGCAAGACAACAAACAAATTCTCGTTGGTTGTCCCATAACTTTCATTTGTGCAACCTGCAATAGGATtgaataaaaagggaaaatctACGTATTTAAATTACTAAAGTAGAGAAGTGTTTCAAAAAGAATTATTAAGATAGAGAAATAGAGagtgaaaaataacaaaaaaataataataattaaaacaatttaaacaGTGAATAAGATAAATGTATAAGGATTACAatagaaagaaaatattaaaatcatagtACAAAAATAACATGTGACTATAATATACTATAATGTGTAATATTCATTCTCGTTCAACTCTTGGAATCACATTCAACAGTGGTTAAAACAGTTTGAAAACTTAACGACTCAATCCACTTCATTgtcaataacaacaacaacaataataaagtgTTAATTGCACCGAGTACAATAAAAAgtgaatgtaaaatgaaaaaaaaaataaaaattatcgAGTGCAAATGAGATATTATTCTTATTACACCAATTCAACTCTCACAACATTTTAAATTGTATTTGATACAATTAGCACAATAACTTTTTTCCcgttataataatagtaataatagtagaGTACAATGGTACAATGCTGTCCTTAATGGCAACACAAGTACTCTTTATGCTCTTTTTCCCTATAGTAGGAAAAGAAGATTAACCATTATCTACTACTTTGTGGCTTTGTATTCACTTTTCCATCATGAGTGAGGTTCAAGTATGCCACTTTTCTGGTTAACAGCTTGAAAATAGGTGCCTTCTTGTATAAAAAAGTCATATCCTAACATCATCAAATATATGCCCATTCATGAATAAAATCATTTCTACGTAAGGACTAATGAgtaataataacttatttttataaaataaaataaattacaatcactaataaaaagtatatattagaTATGATAGCTAAACcgcattaaaaatattttttgtaacaGACTATATCGAgataattttgataaaaattgaaccCATAATCTTTAGACATAAGAATCATGTTTTATCCACTCGACTACTGCCTTCGAGACAATAATAGccacttttaatatatactccgtatgtaAGTAGTGATCACTTAAAAATGTGTGATGAGTAATATGGAAGAAAGATTGGTAATAGATGAAGGCTATTACTTGATCTACCAAGTAAGCTAAATATATTGCTTTTGATCATTTAATTATAGTGGCTAATGATATACCGGGTAGCATTTTAGTTCAATTGGCCTAACATATTAGAAGCTACTACATCTAATTAAGGAATTGACGCAACTAAACTTTGAAGTTCAAGTTTTATCATGCGTGTCAAATAGCATTGAATGGAATGTTATGTACCATACATGAAACCACCCGATGATGGTGTCTAGTTGAACTCTTAACTTTTCGTGATAATATAAGTATTAGACAACATGTTTTCATATTGTAACTAGATACAATTTTATTCACTTACAATGTTATTAGTTTCATAAATAATTGTACTAAAATCTTATACACATTTAAGTAGAATGAGGTGTTTGGAGACTCTACCTTGTCCTTTTTGGAAGACTATGGATGACATT
This portion of the Ipomoea triloba cultivar NCNSP0323 chromosome 5, ASM357664v1 genome encodes:
- the LOC116019779 gene encoding uncharacterized protein LOC116019779, whose translation is MYAVRFLRLINTRASFSSVNVSPVYSQSRALYVGRFEPSINTWVKNLKPISKFQNRFDVRKFHQQFSKLKNPGCNFTMCNAVGLAALLGSVSIWPRTAYAADGLDALLDDDHLDLLENTKSENDYQTLSVFLKKLLVPVFLALTIFLNWGHPLITAAKVTLILYTTKPSPLSIYLFVEELRNQEMQKHPFVYKFKSLYPNKVDVEDYAIFCSAKVQLKDQKFTAVGILGSWWVLPVSSWQEGVSVLKYRFNNILS